From Bdellovibrio bacteriovorus, a single genomic window includes:
- a CDS encoding ribonuclease HII, translated as MVVSKKTLAKKSAAKKITLKKAKPKKTLKKEEYPKVNWREFFPEPVIGVDEVGRGCLAGPVYAAAVIFKSDALAEDVTDSKLLSEERREELAALIQKEHHVGIGFATVEEIDEMNILRASLLAMKRAVEALGVKGGHVLIDGNMKIPGLEGFEQTTMVKGDLRVAPISAASIVAKVTRDRLMKQLGEKYPLYGFEVHKGYSTPVHKDSIVAHGPCSVHRKSFAGVKEYLAELVVDEE; from the coding sequence ATGGTAGTATCGAAAAAAACGCTCGCTAAAAAATCTGCAGCTAAGAAAATCACACTTAAAAAAGCGAAGCCTAAGAAAACGCTCAAAAAGGAAGAGTATCCTAAGGTGAACTGGCGCGAGTTCTTTCCCGAGCCTGTGATTGGTGTGGATGAAGTAGGACGCGGATGTCTTGCGGGGCCCGTCTATGCGGCGGCAGTGATTTTTAAATCCGATGCGCTTGCTGAAGATGTCACTGATTCAAAATTATTATCCGAAGAACGTCGCGAAGAATTAGCGGCGCTCATTCAAAAAGAACATCATGTAGGAATCGGTTTTGCGACAGTGGAAGAAATCGACGAGATGAATATCTTGCGTGCTTCTTTGCTGGCGATGAAACGTGCGGTTGAAGCTTTGGGTGTGAAGGGTGGTCATGTGCTGATTGACGGCAACATGAAAATCCCGGGCCTTGAAGGCTTTGAGCAAACAACCATGGTTAAAGGGGACTTGCGAGTGGCTCCGATTTCAGCAGCGTCGATTGTTGCGAAAGTGACAAGAGATCGTCTGATGAAACAGTTGGGAGAAAAATATCCTCTTTATGGATTCGAAGTTCACAAAGGCTACTCAACACCGGTCCACAAAGACAGCATCGTCGCGCACGGACCGTGCAGCGTGCACCGCAAATCCTTCGCGGGGGTTAAAGAATACCTCGCCGAACTTGTCGTCGACGAAGAATAA
- the rimM gene encoding ribosome maturation factor RimM (Essential for efficient processing of 16S rRNA), translating into MKLVGKVREAHGLKGDLYVLIFSGDISWAKRMKSFGLKPKDSDEIRTFSVERTKPFKKGLIVKAAEIADRTAAEGVEHLEFFVDDDLFVSKPGETIFLSEIKNFKLKDPEQKLLGEIVDFSSNGVQDLLVVEAAGKKVEVPFVDAFIKKIDFKHQTVVMDLPEGLFDIENA; encoded by the coding sequence ATGAAATTGGTAGGTAAGGTTCGCGAGGCTCATGGACTTAAAGGTGATCTTTATGTTCTTATCTTTTCTGGCGATATCTCTTGGGCAAAAAGAATGAAGAGCTTCGGTCTAAAACCGAAAGACTCAGACGAAATTCGCACATTCTCTGTGGAAAGAACAAAGCCTTTTAAAAAAGGTTTGATCGTGAAGGCGGCAGAAATCGCGGATCGCACAGCGGCTGAAGGCGTTGAGCACTTGGAGTTCTTCGTCGATGACGACTTGTTCGTATCTAAACCGGGCGAAACCATCTTCCTTTCTGAAATCAAAAACTTCAAATTGAAAGATCCAGAGCAAAAGCTTCTTGGAGAGATCGTGGATTTCTCTTCGAACGGCGTTCAAGATTTATTGGTCGTGGAAGCTGCTGGCAAAAAAGTGGAAGTTCCCTTCGTGGATGCCTTCATCAAAAAAATCGATTTCAAACACCAGACAGTGGTGATGGATTTGCCTGAAGGGCTTTTTGATATCGAGAACGCATAG
- the trmD gene encoding tRNA (guanosine(37)-N1)-methyltransferase TrmD, which translates to MLTIDVITLFPEMIDAAVSHGVLGQALKSDRLSVKAHTPREFAQDRHRTVDDRPFGGGDGMIMLPETLEKTLEKVQHKNSKVIYLSPQGKTLTDEMARSFSKEEHLVFICGRYGGIDQRIINSYVDQEVSIGDYVLSGGELGALVVIDALARFIPGVLGHDDSADKDSFSEGLLEHPNFTRPRAYLEQEVPEVLLSGNHKVIEDWKKKVSALVTLKKRPDLFKEFLKVENEKYQAQKKKKTAAPLKELIEFYKTLSENDLKVLGLEDLREEDFNV; encoded by the coding sequence ATGCTAACGATTGATGTGATCACTCTTTTTCCTGAGATGATTGACGCCGCGGTTTCTCACGGTGTCCTTGGTCAGGCTTTAAAAAGTGACCGTCTTTCCGTAAAGGCACACACTCCGCGCGAATTTGCTCAAGACCGTCATCGCACCGTGGACGACCGACCTTTTGGTGGTGGTGACGGCATGATCATGTTGCCTGAAACTCTGGAAAAAACTCTCGAAAAAGTGCAACATAAGAATTCCAAAGTGATCTATCTTTCCCCCCAAGGAAAAACTCTGACAGATGAAATGGCTCGTTCTTTTTCTAAGGAAGAGCATCTGGTTTTTATCTGCGGGCGCTATGGGGGGATTGATCAACGTATTATTAATTCCTACGTCGATCAGGAAGTGTCGATCGGGGATTACGTGTTGTCTGGTGGGGAGTTAGGGGCGCTTGTTGTTATCGACGCCTTAGCGCGTTTTATCCCCGGCGTTTTAGGTCACGACGATTCGGCGGATAAAGACAGTTTTTCTGAAGGGCTGTTAGAGCATCCGAATTTCACCAGACCGCGCGCGTATTTAGAGCAAGAAGTTCCAGAGGTTCTTCTAAGCGGAAATCACAAAGTGATTGAAGACTGGAAGAAGAAAGTGTCAGCGCTCGTCACACTTAAAAAACGTCCCGATTTATTTAAAGAATTTCTTAAAGTAGAAAACGAAAAGTATCAGGCGCAGAAGAAAAAAAAGACGGCCGCTCCTTTAAAGGAACTGATTGAGTTTTATAAAACTCTCAGTGAAAATGATTTAAAGGTGCTCGGCTTGGAAGACCTGCGCGAGGAAGATTTCAATGTCTGA
- the rpsP gene encoding 30S ribosomal protein S16 gives MAVVIRLARMGAKHDPKYRITVADSRRYVTGKFLDILGTYIPTPKGNDKKVELDLAKVEEWIKKGAQPTDRVKHVIKLAQAK, from the coding sequence ATGGCAGTTGTAATTCGTTTGGCTCGTATGGGCGCAAAGCACGACCCTAAATACCGCATCACTGTAGCTGATTCTCGTCGCTATGTTACTGGTAAATTCCTTGATATTCTTGGAACTTACATCCCAACTCCTAAAGGTAACGACAAAAAAGTTGAGCTTGATCTAGCTAAAGTTGAAGAGTGGATCAAAAAAGGTGCTCAGCCTACAGACCGTGTAAAACACGTTATTAAGTTGGCTCAAGCTAAATAG
- the ffh gene encoding signal recognition particle protein gives MFENLSDKIMASLKKVRGQSKITEANIEDVIKEIRLSLLEADVNFKVVKIFIDKVKAKALGAEVLQNVNPGQMFVKIVHDELVNVLGGGAVDINVRENPSVIFMVGLQGAGKTTSSAKLALYIRQKLGKKPGMVPADIYRPAAIDQLQTLGRQNNIPTFPTQVGMKPEEILEKSKQWAKDNMVDVVIVDTAGRLQVDDELMNELGRLREIWTPQEILLVADAMLGQQSVNVAEGFHKKLNLTGLVLTKVDGDARGGAALSIREVTGIPIKFLGVGEKVSALEVFHPDRLAGRILDMGDVLSLVEKAQEVIDEKSARDSAKKIMKNEFTLEDFLAQIQQLKKMGGFESILKFLPGMGELSKQLKNMTPPDAEMKKIEAIIRSMTYQERHNHKLLNASRRQRIAKGSGTQVQDVNKLVKQFEDAKKMMGGMMKMGMGRGGMKFPF, from the coding sequence ATGTTCGAGAATTTATCTGACAAGATTATGGCAAGCCTTAAAAAGGTCCGTGGCCAAAGCAAGATCACGGAAGCGAATATTGAGGATGTCATTAAAGAAATCCGCCTCAGTCTTTTAGAAGCGGACGTGAACTTCAAAGTCGTTAAGATATTTATTGATAAAGTAAAAGCCAAAGCCCTGGGGGCGGAGGTTCTTCAGAACGTCAATCCAGGACAAATGTTCGTTAAGATCGTTCATGATGAACTTGTGAACGTTTTGGGTGGCGGCGCTGTTGATATCAATGTTCGTGAAAACCCCAGCGTGATCTTTATGGTGGGTTTGCAAGGAGCGGGTAAAACGACGTCTTCTGCAAAGCTCGCTCTTTATATTCGTCAAAAACTGGGTAAAAAACCCGGCATGGTGCCAGCGGATATCTATCGTCCCGCGGCCATCGATCAATTGCAGACTTTAGGTCGTCAAAACAACATTCCGACATTCCCAACTCAAGTCGGAATGAAGCCTGAAGAAATCTTAGAAAAATCCAAGCAGTGGGCGAAGGACAACATGGTGGATGTTGTGATCGTCGATACGGCGGGACGCTTGCAAGTTGATGATGAACTGATGAATGAGTTGGGTCGCCTTCGCGAAATTTGGACTCCTCAAGAAATCCTTCTTGTGGCCGATGCCATGCTCGGTCAGCAGTCCGTGAATGTCGCCGAAGGTTTCCATAAAAAATTAAATCTGACTGGTCTTGTGCTTACGAAAGTGGACGGGGACGCGCGCGGTGGTGCGGCCTTGTCTATTCGTGAAGTGACAGGCATTCCAATTAAGTTCCTGGGTGTGGGTGAAAAAGTCTCTGCTCTGGAAGTCTTCCATCCGGATCGTCTTGCTGGGCGTATCTTGGATATGGGGGACGTTCTTTCTTTGGTCGAAAAAGCGCAGGAAGTGATCGATGAAAAGTCGGCTCGCGATTCGGCGAAGAAGATCATGAAGAATGAGTTTACTTTGGAGGACTTCCTAGCTCAGATCCAGCAGCTTAAAAAAATGGGCGGCTTTGAAAGCATCTTGAAATTTTTACCTGGCATGGGTGAACTCAGCAAACAGCTGAAAAATATGACCCCACCTGATGCTGAGATGAAAAAGATCGAGGCCATCATTCGCTCCATGACCTATCAAGAAAGACACAACCATAAGCTTCTAAACGCTTCGCGTCGCCAACGTATCGCGAAGGGGAGTGGGACTCAAGTTCAAGATGTGAACAAGCTGGTAAAGCAATTTGAGGACGCTAAGAAGATGATGGGTGGAATGATGAAAATGGGCATGGGTCGAGGTGGAATGAAGTTCCCATTTTAA
- the rplS gene encoding 50S ribosomal protein L19, whose translation MAKETNLVRRVSVKAANKNIQAFSSGDTVNVFVKVKEGEKERVQLYKGIVTKIQGSGAAKTFTVRKISAGVGVERTFPFASPALDKVELVNVGKVRRSKLYYLRALEGKAAKIESELVSTKAEA comes from the coding sequence ATGGCTAAAGAAACAAACCTCGTTCGTCGCGTAAGTGTAAAAGCTGCTAACAAAAATATTCAAGCGTTCAGCTCTGGTGATACTGTTAACGTATTCGTTAAAGTAAAAGAGGGTGAAAAAGAACGTGTTCAGCTTTACAAAGGTATCGTAACTAAGATCCAAGGATCTGGCGCTGCGAAAACTTTCACAGTTCGCAAAATTTCTGCGGGTGTTGGCGTTGAAAGAACTTTCCCATTTGCAAGCCCTGCACTTGATAAAGTTGAACTAGTAAACGTAGGTAAAGTACGTCGTTCTAAACTTTACTATCTACGCGCTCTAGAAGGTAAAGCTGCTAAGATCGAATCTGAGCTAGTATCTACTAAAGCAGAAGCTTAG
- a CDS encoding LPS-assembly protein LptD, translated as MFLFLFVTVFTGTPLWAAEPTAKIHGILINADSMFRDTEKETAELEGNVQIVYQGQHIRADRARVLLRSRQVELFGNVEIMDAKNTIVGDQVYLDYENNTGVIYNGYVQSGSITFSGTVLQKTGESDYVVSSADYTACTNCPSTWSFSGTTVRAELGGYAYIKNAVLRFGHLPVFWFPYLIVPLKSDRQSGLLTPTFEASDTGGFAISLPYFWAISRSSDATIELKDYSKRGMKGLLEYRYMLNENSEGTLNFGSLFDKAFADDDRLNLYRPLSEKNDPIERYFVRYSHYLEMPDGGVHRAQINYASDLQYPKDFPTETLNHGDSAMENRVSYTKNTEDQHMSIDSSYYVNLLHGDPLAGNNDAVHRIPELRWAHTQQNIGDSNFIYAFDLDVVNFTRSGNAYDDMTTQTSGDTTVRFPKNSCNDPKWEDNPACKRVYDGSFDPSVDLIRTGQRIDFEPTVYYPIKLADGLDLVPAAAYRETHYNFNIEDNSHIVRRYLRAEIAARLSLSRVYGDTVSSKATRYKHEIIPEVTYSNLPWFTQDDSPFFGKGSVTDAPYSARDSITDLDIASDYSVQFDYNDRVYDRNLVTMALTNKVTEKRWVGDRPEYRQIGYLKLAQSYDASQQNRGGSIYEPWSDLTATLDVRLDRFQTYSIFNYFPYQNVTNASSRVRLMNDLGQFFQVQLTRQYKITPGQAVDTSARQEDYTFSAGFVSKYVNLMGKFVYDANWADRSSGDQIKSWAYIAQLKPPGDCLLVTFIHDQVTGGDTNFKLNFEFTFDGVPKPPLPPETLDTYGF; from the coding sequence TTGTTTTTATTCTTATTTGTGACCGTTTTCACGGGCACACCTCTATGGGCGGCCGAACCCACGGCGAAGATCCATGGCATCTTAATCAATGCAGATAGCATGTTCCGAGATACCGAAAAAGAAACTGCGGAATTAGAAGGCAATGTCCAGATTGTTTACCAAGGACAACACATTCGCGCCGACCGCGCTCGCGTCCTTCTGCGATCCCGTCAGGTGGAACTTTTTGGCAATGTTGAAATCATGGATGCAAAGAACACCATCGTCGGTGATCAGGTGTATCTGGATTATGAAAACAATACGGGTGTGATTTATAACGGCTACGTGCAATCCGGCTCCATCACATTCTCGGGGACGGTCTTACAAAAAACCGGCGAATCCGATTACGTAGTTTCTTCTGCCGACTACACGGCTTGTACGAACTGTCCCTCGACGTGGAGTTTTTCAGGAACAACGGTGCGCGCGGAATTAGGTGGCTATGCATATATCAAAAACGCCGTTTTGCGTTTTGGTCATCTCCCCGTCTTTTGGTTTCCTTACCTCATCGTTCCCTTAAAGAGTGATCGCCAATCAGGATTATTAACACCCACCTTTGAAGCATCCGACACGGGTGGTTTTGCGATTTCTCTTCCCTACTTCTGGGCGATTTCTCGCAGCAGCGATGCAACGATAGAACTTAAAGACTACTCAAAGCGTGGCATGAAGGGTTTGCTAGAGTATCGCTACATGTTGAACGAAAATTCTGAAGGTACTTTGAACTTCGGAAGCCTTTTCGACAAAGCCTTCGCCGATGACGATCGCTTAAATCTGTATCGTCCTTTGAGCGAAAAAAACGATCCCATCGAGCGTTACTTCGTCAGATACAGTCACTATCTAGAAATGCCTGACGGTGGGGTTCACCGCGCACAGATCAACTACGCAAGTGACCTCCAATACCCTAAGGACTTCCCGACGGAGACTTTAAATCACGGTGATTCCGCGATGGAAAATCGTGTGTCTTACACGAAAAACACTGAAGATCAGCACATGAGTATCGACAGTTCCTACTACGTGAACTTGCTGCACGGAGATCCTTTGGCCGGCAACAATGATGCCGTTCACCGCATCCCTGAACTTCGCTGGGCCCACACTCAGCAAAACATCGGCGATAGCAATTTCATTTATGCTTTTGATCTCGACGTTGTGAACTTCACTCGTTCAGGCAACGCTTATGACGATATGACGACACAGACTTCGGGCGATACCACTGTGCGCTTTCCAAAGAACAGCTGTAACGATCCGAAGTGGGAAGACAACCCCGCGTGTAAGCGCGTGTACGATGGCTCCTTTGACCCTAGTGTGGACTTGATCCGCACCGGGCAACGTATCGACTTTGAACCGACGGTCTATTACCCGATTAAGCTTGCTGACGGTTTGGATTTAGTTCCCGCCGCGGCCTATCGTGAGACTCATTATAACTTCAATATTGAAGACAACTCGCACATTGTTCGTCGTTATCTTCGCGCCGAGATTGCCGCAAGATTAAGTCTAAGCCGCGTTTATGGCGACACAGTCAGCTCTAAAGCCACGCGCTATAAACATGAAATTATTCCTGAAGTTACTTACAGCAATCTTCCTTGGTTTACTCAAGATGACAGTCCTTTCTTTGGTAAAGGCTCTGTCACGGATGCACCTTATTCTGCGCGTGATAGTATCACTGACTTAGATATCGCTAGCGACTACAGCGTGCAATTTGACTATAATGACCGCGTCTATGACCGCAATCTTGTAACGATGGCTCTTACAAACAAGGTCACGGAAAAACGTTGGGTGGGTGATCGTCCTGAATACCGTCAAATTGGTTATCTAAAGCTAGCGCAGTCTTACGATGCCTCTCAACAAAACCGAGGTGGCAGCATCTATGAGCCTTGGTCTGACTTAACGGCCACACTGGATGTGCGTTTAGATCGCTTTCAAACATATTCTATCTTTAACTACTTCCCTTATCAGAACGTGACGAACGCATCGTCTCGTGTGCGCTTGATGAATGATCTTGGTCAATTCTTTCAAGTGCAATTGACTCGTCAGTATAAGATCACTCCGGGGCAAGCTGTCGACACGAGCGCTCGTCAAGAGGACTACACATTCTCTGCCGGCTTTGTTTCAAAGTATGTGAACCTGATGGGTAAATTCGTTTACGACGCCAACTGGGCCGACCGCAGCTCGGGCGATCAAATCAAGTCTTGGGCTTACATCGCCCAATTGAAACCACCGGGAGACTGTCTTTTAGTTACATTCATTCATGACCAAGTCACCGGTGGTGATACGAACTTCAAGTTGAATTTTGAGTTCACGTTCGACGGTGTGCCGAAACCACCGCTTCCACCGGAAACACTAGACACTTACGGATTCTAG
- a CDS encoding RNA methyltransferase: MSETAEVPYVPRLAIGLVHYPVRDRLQKTVSTNITNFDIHDIARAATVFGVEKYYIIHPMQEQLMFVERVLDHWRTGQGSKFNPMRKTALNPVKTAVSVEAALADWNVPDCLTIATTARVEWAKRKYSFAELRHEMHVEKKPVFMLFGTGFGMTEQLIGSCSGVLESIRGAPPKDYRHLSVRSAVSICLDRVMGPW, encoded by the coding sequence ATGTCTGAGACCGCTGAAGTTCCCTATGTTCCAAGACTGGCGATCGGTCTAGTTCACTATCCCGTGCGTGATCGTTTGCAAAAAACGGTGTCGACGAATATCACGAATTTCGATATCCATGACATCGCCAGAGCGGCGACCGTCTTTGGAGTGGAAAAATATTACATCATCCATCCCATGCAAGAGCAGCTCATGTTCGTTGAACGGGTTTTAGATCATTGGAGAACCGGGCAGGGCTCAAAGTTCAATCCTATGAGAAAAACCGCTTTAAACCCCGTTAAAACCGCAGTCAGCGTGGAAGCCGCCTTGGCCGACTGGAATGTTCCAGACTGTCTGACTATCGCCACCACGGCCCGTGTGGAGTGGGCGAAAAGAAAGTACTCTTTTGCCGAGCTGCGACATGAAATGCATGTAGAAAAAAAGCCCGTATTTATGTTATTCGGTACCGGTTTCGGTATGACAGAACAGCTCATTGGGTCTTGCTCTGGAGTCTTGGAGAGTATCCGAGGAGCTCCCCCCAAGGACTACCGCCATCTTTCTGTAAGATCGGCAGTAAGTATCTGTCTTGACCGCGTAATGGGTCCATGGTAG
- a CDS encoding STAS domain-containing protein, whose translation MQVKLVLDGDIAIVSLSGRIEIEKTQSFKQACLQNFSDKKVVFCMKNLSFVGSSGIQNLFNVLNDLNCNKKLNAKIAGLNPDFQRLFSFSECANLEVHESIEGALQSF comes from the coding sequence ATGCAAGTAAAACTCGTGCTCGACGGGGATATTGCCATCGTGTCTTTAAGCGGTCGTATTGAGATTGAAAAAACTCAATCTTTTAAACAAGCGTGCTTACAAAACTTTTCTGATAAAAAAGTGGTGTTCTGCATGAAAAATCTAAGTTTTGTGGGCTCTTCGGGCATTCAAAACTTGTTCAATGTGCTGAATGATTTGAATTGCAATAAAAAGTTGAACGCGAAAATCGCGGGTTTGAACCCGGATTTCCAGCGTCTTTTCAGTTTTTCAGAGTGTGCGAACCTTGAGGTTCATGAAAGTATCGAAGGGGCTCTACAAAGTTTCTAG
- a CDS encoding YraN family protein yields MSSTKNKPVYWAHQRGLDSEKLVQKFYEKKGYTLLAQRVITPFAEVDLIFQTPEGHALMVEVKTTNIADFQPHRISWKQKARLVRALQYLTSKLENLVEVHWAFVTKEGKVTIIEDISG; encoded by the coding sequence TTGTCGTCGACGAAGAATAAACCCGTCTACTGGGCTCACCAGCGGGGCCTTGATTCTGAAAAACTCGTTCAAAAATTTTACGAAAAGAAAGGTTACACCCTTTTAGCGCAAAGGGTGATCACTCCTTTTGCAGAAGTGGATTTGATTTTTCAAACGCCGGAAGGTCATGCCTTGATGGTGGAAGTAAAGACCACCAATATTGCGGATTTTCAACCGCATCGAATTTCCTGGAAGCAAAAAGCCCGCTTGGTGCGGGCACTCCAGTATTTAACAAGCAAACTTGAAAACCTCGTCGAAGTTCACTGGGCCTTTGTCACAAAAGAAGGAAAAGTCACCATCATTGAAGACATCAGTGGTTGA
- a CDS encoding KH domain-containing protein — MDSLKDLVEFMAKSLVDKPEKVEVDEIPGQQTTLLALKVDKEDLGKVIGKQGKTAAAMRTIIRAAGTKLNKRYHLDIVE, encoded by the coding sequence ATGGATAGCTTGAAAGACCTCGTGGAGTTCATGGCGAAATCTCTAGTAGATAAGCCTGAAAAAGTCGAAGTTGATGAAATCCCTGGTCAGCAAACCACTCTTCTTGCGTTGAAGGTTGATAAAGAAGACCTGGGCAAAGTGATTGGTAAGCAAGGTAAAACAGCAGCCGCTATGAGAACTATCATCCGCGCAGCTGGTACAAAACTTAACAAGCGTTATCACTTAGATATCGTAGAATAG